A part of Aminivibrio sp. genomic DNA contains:
- a CDS encoding ribosomal L7Ae/L30e/S12e/Gadd45 family protein produces the protein MPLNELAVPERVTGERQVRRKLEAGRLAKLFIAEDADPAMVGPLEAEARRQDIPVERVSDMVRLGRACAISCGASVAGIEK, from the coding sequence TCCCGAAAGAGTCACAGGAGAGCGTCAGGTGAGGCGGAAGCTTGAAGCAGGCAGGTTGGCGAAACTTTTCATCGCCGAGGATGCCGACCCGGCCATGGTCGGCCCGCTCGAGGCGGAAGCGCGGAGACAGGATATTCCCGTGGAAAGAGTCAGCGATATGGTCCGGCTGGGCAGGGCATGCGCCATAAGCTGCGGAGCCTCTGTCGCGGGGATTGAAAAATAA